Proteins from one Triticum aestivum cultivar Chinese Spring chromosome 7A, IWGSC CS RefSeq v2.1, whole genome shotgun sequence genomic window:
- the LOC123150558 gene encoding uncharacterized protein isoform X2 has protein sequence MNASLPAMPCVVLQRDRFVCCLESHGHHARAEAKAAATLNALCCALSPAAFAKPCRGAASVAPLLPKGKVKEGACVVLQQLAARIAVSNLQKYAKKFSEMIKDMSPHYNERSELFGS, from the exons ATGAACGCGAGTCTCCCAGCGATGCCATG CGTGGTGCTCCAGCGCGACCGCTTCGTGTGCTGCCTCGAGTCGCATGGCCACCATGCCCGCGCCGAGGCGAAGGCCGCTGCCACTCTCAACGCCCTCTGTTGCGCGCTCTCGCCGGCGGCGTTTGCAAAGCCTTGTCGTGGCGCTGCAagtgttgcccccctcctccccaagGGCAAGGTGAAGGAAGGTGCATGTGTGGTTCTTCAGCAGCTCGCAGCAAGGATTGCTGTGTCCAACCTGCAGAAGTATGCCAAGAAGTTCTCGGAGAT GATTAAGGACATGTCCCCGCACTACAACGAGAGATCTGAGCTGTTTGGAAGTTAG
- the LOC123150558 gene encoding uncharacterized protein isoform X3: MAGVVLQRDRFVCCLESHGHHARAEAKAAATLNALCCALSPAAFAKPCRGAASVAPLLPKGKVKEGACVVLQQLAARIAVSNLQKYAKKFSEMIKDMSPHYNERSELFGS, encoded by the exons ATGGCTGG CGTGGTGCTCCAGCGCGACCGCTTCGTGTGCTGCCTCGAGTCGCATGGCCACCATGCCCGCGCCGAGGCGAAGGCCGCTGCCACTCTCAACGCCCTCTGTTGCGCGCTCTCGCCGGCGGCGTTTGCAAAGCCTTGTCGTGGCGCTGCAagtgttgcccccctcctccccaagGGCAAGGTGAAGGAAGGTGCATGTGTGGTTCTTCAGCAGCTCGCAGCAAGGATTGCTGTGTCCAACCTGCAGAAGTATGCCAAGAAGTTCTCGGAGAT GATTAAGGACATGTCCCCGCACTACAACGAGAGATCTGAGCTGTTTGGAAGTTAG
- the LOC123150558 gene encoding uncharacterized protein isoform X1, which translates to MLKIYKTFLLLDNLFPFDQSLLLAYTSVHSVVLQRDRFVCCLESHGHHARAEAKAAATLNALCCALSPAAFAKPCRGAASVAPLLPKGKVKEGACVVLQQLAARIAVSNLQKYAKKFSEMIKDMSPHYNERSELFGS; encoded by the exons ATGTTGAAAATATATAAAACCTTTCTTCTTTTGGATAATTTGTTTCCCTTTGACCAATCTTTGTTACTTGCCTACACATCTGTGCATAGCGTGGTGCTCCAGCGCGACCGCTTCGTGTGCTGCCTCGAGTCGCATGGCCACCATGCCCGCGCCGAGGCGAAGGCCGCTGCCACTCTCAACGCCCTCTGTTGCGCGCTCTCGCCGGCGGCGTTTGCAAAGCCTTGTCGTGGCGCTGCAagtgttgcccccctcctccccaagGGCAAGGTGAAGGAAGGTGCATGTGTGGTTCTTCAGCAGCTCGCAGCAAGGATTGCTGTGTCCAACCTGCAGAAGTATGCCAAGAAGTTCTCGGAGAT GATTAAGGACATGTCCCCGCACTACAACGAGAGATCTGAGCTGTTTGGAAGTTAG